A single genomic interval of Scatophagus argus isolate fScaArg1 chromosome 22, fScaArg1.pri, whole genome shotgun sequence harbors:
- the morn2 gene encoding MORN repeat-containing protein 2 isoform X2 produces the protein MSESQGEEPMQVSYIFPNGDRYEGECSRSASGVMMRSGAGKHTSAGGVIYTGEWHEDKMHGKGTLQHPSGALYEGEFKDNMYHGRGKYTFPDGSTYKGQFHNNRLEGEGVFTNTQGLDWIGEFHGNAALGLKMQHNI, from the exons ATGTCTG AAAGCCAAG GGGAAGAACCTATGCAGGTGTCCTATATTTTCCCAAATGGGGACAGATATG AGGGGGAGTGCAGCAGGTCAGCCTCTGGGGTGATGATGAGGAGTGGTGCTGGTAAACACACCTCAGCAGGTGGTGTCATATACACTGGAGAGTGGCATGAAGACAAA ATGCATGGCAAAGGGACACTGCAGCACCCCTCTGGAGCACTTTATGAAGGAGAATTCAAAGACAACATGTACCACGGCAGGGGAAAATACACCTTCCCAGATGGATCCACCTACAAAGGTCAATTTCACAATAACAG GTTGGAAGGCGAAGGCGTGTTCACTAACACACAGGGACTTGATTGGATAGGGGAGTTCCACGGCAACGCAGCGCTGGGCCTGAAAATGCAGCACAATATTTAG
- the morn2 gene encoding MORN repeat-containing protein 2 isoform X7 — protein sequence MSESQEGECSRSASGVMMRSGAGKHTSAGGVIYTGEWHEDKMHGKGTLQHPSGALYEGEFKDNMYHGRGKYTFPDGSTYKGQFHNNRLEGEGVFTNTQGLDWIGEFHGNAALGLKMQHNI from the exons ATGTCTG AAAGCCAAG AGGGGGAGTGCAGCAGGTCAGCCTCTGGGGTGATGATGAGGAGTGGTGCTGGTAAACACACCTCAGCAGGTGGTGTCATATACACTGGAGAGTGGCATGAAGACAAA ATGCATGGCAAAGGGACACTGCAGCACCCCTCTGGAGCACTTTATGAAGGAGAATTCAAAGACAACATGTACCACGGCAGGGGAAAATACACCTTCCCAGATGGATCCACCTACAAAGGTCAATTTCACAATAACAG GTTGGAAGGCGAAGGCGTGTTCACTAACACACAGGGACTTGATTGGATAGGGGAGTTCCACGGCAACGCAGCGCTGGGCCTGAAAATGCAGCACAATATTTAG
- the morn2 gene encoding MORN repeat-containing protein 2 isoform X3 encodes MSGEEPMQVSYIFPNGDRYEGECSRSASGVMMRSGAGKHTSAGGVIYTGEWHEDKMHGKGTLQHPSGALYEGEFKDNMYHGRGKYTFPDGSTYKGQFHNNRLEGEGVFTNTQGLDWIGEFHGNAALGLKMQHNI; translated from the exons ATGTCTG GGGAAGAACCTATGCAGGTGTCCTATATTTTCCCAAATGGGGACAGATATG AGGGGGAGTGCAGCAGGTCAGCCTCTGGGGTGATGATGAGGAGTGGTGCTGGTAAACACACCTCAGCAGGTGGTGTCATATACACTGGAGAGTGGCATGAAGACAAA ATGCATGGCAAAGGGACACTGCAGCACCCCTCTGGAGCACTTTATGAAGGAGAATTCAAAGACAACATGTACCACGGCAGGGGAAAATACACCTTCCCAGATGGATCCACCTACAAAGGTCAATTTCACAATAACAG GTTGGAAGGCGAAGGCGTGTTCACTAACACACAGGGACTTGATTGGATAGGGGAGTTCCACGGCAACGCAGCGCTGGGCCTGAAAATGCAGCACAATATTTAG
- the morn2 gene encoding MORN repeat-containing protein 2 isoform X1, whose translation MKAKGKNLCRCPIFSQMGTDMPLFSTEGECSRSASGVMMRSGAGKHTSAGGVIYTGEWHEDKMHGKGTLQHPSGALYEGEFKDNMYHGRGKYTFPDGSTYKGQFHNNRLEGEGVFTNTQGLDWIGEFHGNAALGLKMQHNI comes from the exons AT GAAAGCCAAG GGGAAGAACCTATGCAGGTGTCCTATATTTTCCCAAATGGGGACAGATATG CCTCTCTTCTCCACAGAGGGGGAGTGCAGCAGGTCAGCCTCTGGGGTGATGATGAGGAGTGGTGCTGGTAAACACACCTCAGCAGGTGGTGTCATATACACTGGAGAGTGGCATGAAGACAAA ATGCATGGCAAAGGGACACTGCAGCACCCCTCTGGAGCACTTTATGAAGGAGAATTCAAAGACAACATGTACCACGGCAGGGGAAAATACACCTTCCCAGATGGATCCACCTACAAAGGTCAATTTCACAATAACAG GTTGGAAGGCGAAGGCGTGTTCACTAACACACAGGGACTTGATTGGATAGGGGAGTTCCACGGCAACGCAGCGCTGGGCCTGAAAATGCAGCACAATATTTAG
- the morn2 gene encoding MORN repeat-containing protein 2 isoform X6 — protein MKAKPLFSTEGECSRSASGVMMRSGAGKHTSAGGVIYTGEWHEDKMHGKGTLQHPSGALYEGEFKDNMYHGRGKYTFPDGSTYKGQFHNNRLEGEGVFTNTQGLDWIGEFHGNAALGLKMQHNI, from the exons AT GAAAGCCAAG CCTCTCTTCTCCACAGAGGGGGAGTGCAGCAGGTCAGCCTCTGGGGTGATGATGAGGAGTGGTGCTGGTAAACACACCTCAGCAGGTGGTGTCATATACACTGGAGAGTGGCATGAAGACAAA ATGCATGGCAAAGGGACACTGCAGCACCCCTCTGGAGCACTTTATGAAGGAGAATTCAAAGACAACATGTACCACGGCAGGGGAAAATACACCTTCCCAGATGGATCCACCTACAAAGGTCAATTTCACAATAACAG GTTGGAAGGCGAAGGCGTGTTCACTAACACACAGGGACTTGATTGGATAGGGGAGTTCCACGGCAACGCAGCGCTGGGCCTGAAAATGCAGCACAATATTTAG
- the morn2 gene encoding MORN repeat-containing protein 2 isoform X4 yields MQVSYIFPNGDRYEGECSRSASGVMMRSGAGKHTSAGGVIYTGEWHEDKMHGKGTLQHPSGALYEGEFKDNMYHGRGKYTFPDGSTYKGQFHNNRLEGEGVFTNTQGLDWIGEFHGNAALGLKMQHNI; encoded by the exons ATGCAGGTGTCCTATATTTTCCCAAATGGGGACAGATATG AGGGGGAGTGCAGCAGGTCAGCCTCTGGGGTGATGATGAGGAGTGGTGCTGGTAAACACACCTCAGCAGGTGGTGTCATATACACTGGAGAGTGGCATGAAGACAAA ATGCATGGCAAAGGGACACTGCAGCACCCCTCTGGAGCACTTTATGAAGGAGAATTCAAAGACAACATGTACCACGGCAGGGGAAAATACACCTTCCCAGATGGATCCACCTACAAAGGTCAATTTCACAATAACAG GTTGGAAGGCGAAGGCGTGTTCACTAACACACAGGGACTTGATTGGATAGGGGAGTTCCACGGCAACGCAGCGCTGGGCCTGAAAATGCAGCACAATATTTAG
- the morn2 gene encoding MORN repeat-containing protein 2 isoform X5 — MGTDMPLFSTEGECSRSASGVMMRSGAGKHTSAGGVIYTGEWHEDKMHGKGTLQHPSGALYEGEFKDNMYHGRGKYTFPDGSTYKGQFHNNRLEGEGVFTNTQGLDWIGEFHGNAALGLKMQHNI; from the exons ATGGGGACAGATATG CCTCTCTTCTCCACAGAGGGGGAGTGCAGCAGGTCAGCCTCTGGGGTGATGATGAGGAGTGGTGCTGGTAAACACACCTCAGCAGGTGGTGTCATATACACTGGAGAGTGGCATGAAGACAAA ATGCATGGCAAAGGGACACTGCAGCACCCCTCTGGAGCACTTTATGAAGGAGAATTCAAAGACAACATGTACCACGGCAGGGGAAAATACACCTTCCCAGATGGATCCACCTACAAAGGTCAATTTCACAATAACAG GTTGGAAGGCGAAGGCGTGTTCACTAACACACAGGGACTTGATTGGATAGGGGAGTTCCACGGCAACGCAGCGCTGGGCCTGAAAATGCAGCACAATATTTAG